The genomic stretch GGACTTCAATCCGCAGTTCGGAATCGTTGCCCGACATAATCTCGCGCAACACGGTAAATGTGTCGTTGACGACCTTGGCCACGGTGTCCGGACGCTCCTGGCTACGCTGACAAACCCGTTCGACCACATCCTTCTTAATAAAAGTCCTCATTCGGCCTCCTTGGCACGTTCTGCGGGTGAGGGGGTATAGAGAGTTGAAATGTTCATCGAGAGCCGTCTCCCGTAGCGGGATTTGCTTCGTCCACGCGTTCCACATGAATCACGTCTTTGATGGACTTCATGCGCTTGAACACGCGGGTGAGGTGCGGAAGGGATTTAACTTCAAGAGTAAGCTGCCCCACGGCAAACGCATCTTCGCGCTTCATTTCCAGATACAGAATATTAACTTCTTCCTTGGCCATGGCATTGGTCAGTTCGCTTAAGAGCTTCTGCCGCTCCTTGGCGATGACGCGCACGCGCACGTTGAAAGTGGCTTCGCGGTCCACGTCCCATTCGACGCTGATGTTGCGCTCGGGGCGCTGCATGAGCACGGGGATGTTTTTGCAGTCGACGCGATGGACCGAAACGCCGTGGCCTGTGGTGATGAATCCGGTGATGCGGTCACCCGGAAGCGGCTGACAGCAGCGGCCAAAGGTGATGGCCACGTTGGTCATGCCGTGAATGCGGACGGCAGAATCGGAGCCCTTGACGCGGCGGATAACTTTGGAGAGGATCGATCCCCAGCCCTGCTCCGCCGGCTCCTCGGCAGGCAGCACCTTGCGCAGCACGGCCTGGGCGGTGATGTCACCCGCGCCGACCGCGGCCAGAAAACTGTTGGTCTCGGCATGACCGAAGAGCAGCGCGATTTCGGTGAGCTGCGCGTCGGTCTTCTTGATATGATACTTGGAGAACTCGCGCGTGAGAATTTCGTGGCCGAGCTTCACCGACTCGTCGTAGTGCTGCTCTTTCAGCCACTTCTTGATCTTGCTCGAGGCGCGGGTGGTGCGGACAAACTGCAGCCAGTCGAGGTTCGGACGCTGCGTAGGCGAGACGATGATTTCGACCACGTCGCCCGATTGCAATTCGCTCTTCAGCGGCGTAATCTGCCCATTGACCTTGGCGGCCATGGCATGCAGCCCGATGTCAGTATGCACGGCGAAGGCGAAGTCGACGGGCGTTGCGCCGCGCGGCAGGGGAATCACGCGGCCACGGGGCGTAAAGACGAAGATTTCTTCCTGAAAAAGATTGATCTTCAGGCTTTGCAGAAACTCGCTGGAGGTGGTGTCCTCGTTGCGGGATTCGATCAGGCCGCGCAGCCACTCCATCTGCCGGTCCATCTCCTCGCGCGTGGCGCCGCCTTCCTTGTAGCGCCAGTGGGCCGCGATGCCGATTTCGGCGGTGCGGTTCATCTCCTCGGTGCGGATCTGCACTTCGATCTTGCGGCCTTCCGGCCCGAAGACCTTGGTGTGCAGCGACTGGTACATGTTCGATTTGGGCGTGGCTACAAAGTCGGCGAACTTGCCTTCAATCGGCGTGTACAGGGAGTGAATCACCCCCAGTGCATGGTAGCAGTCCTCAATCCTTGGAACCACTACGCGCACGGCGATCAGATCGAGAATCTCTTCGAAGGAATAGCCGCGATGCTGGATCTTGCCGTAGATCGAATAGAGATGCTTGGCGCGTCCATGCACCCGGGCGGGAATGCCCGCGCGCTGCAGTTCGCCTTCGATGCGCTCACGCACGTCCTTGACCATGCGCTCGCGCTCGCCGCGCTTCATCTGGACTTTTTCGGCCAGTTCCTTGTAGGTGCGCGGTTCGAGTACCTTAAAGGCGAGGTCTTCCAGTTCCCACTTGATCTGGTGGACGCCGAGGCGGTGAGCCAGCGGCGCGTAGACGTCGAGAGTCTCGTGGGCGATGCGTTCCTGCGTCTTGCGCGGCAGGTAGCCGATGGTCCGCATGTTGTGCAGGCGGTCGGCGAACTTGATAAGAATGACCCGCAGATCCTGCGACATCGACAGCAGCATCTTGTGGAAATTTTCGGCCTGCTTCTTTTCCTGGGACTCATACTTGAGTTCCGGGATCTTGGTCACGCCGTCCACCAGCGCCGCTACGGAATCGCCGAACTCCTTGCGCAGCGTTTCGACGGTGATATCGGTATCTTCCACCACATCGTGCAGGAATCCCGCCGCCACGGCGACGTCGCCCAGATGCAGATCGGCGATGATCTTGGCGACGGCGATGCTGTGGATGATGTAGGGCTCGCCGGAGATGCGGCGCTGTCCGAGATGCGCTTTATAGGAAAAACAGAACGACCGCTCGAGCATATCCAGATCGGCGTCGGAAGACGCTTTGTCCACCGCCGCGCGGATGGCTTCAAACTCCCGCACATGTTCGGGATCCATCTCATCGTAGAGTGGATCGGTGAGCGCGGGAAGTGGCGGTTTCTGTTCTGGAATGGCGGCGTCCATTTTCTTTCAAAAGCCAAAAAACCTAAAATCCAAAAAGCCAACGTGCGGGTGAACACAGTCTCGGACGGTCCAATGTGCAGCAAATGCTTAGAAGCCCGCGCCTTCTTCTTCAGGCTCGCTGTAGGCCTCTTCGCCTTCGGCCACAGGCGGCGGGGTTTCGCCGGTCATATCGGCAAACTTGGTGTATTCGCCGATGAAGGACATGGGCACGCTGCCGGTGGGACCGTTACGGTTCTTGGCGACGATCACTTCGGCCAAGTGTTCAGTGATGTCGTACTGAACGTTGGCGATTTCGTATTTCTTGACCTTCGTCTGGTCGCGGTAGACCCACGGACGGTAAATGAACATCACCATATCCGCGTCCTGCTCGATGGCGCCCGAGTCACGAAGATCGGAAAGCATAGGCTTGCGGTCGCCGCCACGGGTTTCGGGGGCACGGGAGAGCTGCGACAGGCAGATCACCGGAATGCTCAGTTCCTTGGCCAGAGCCTTAAGGGACGAACTGACGAAGGCCACCCACTGCTGCTGGTTGTCCGCCATCTTGGGCGGCTGGATGAGCTGCAGGTAATCGATAACAACCAAGCCGATCTTGTGATCCATCCAGAGCTGCCGCGCGCGGGTGCGCAGTGACTCGATGCCCAACCCGGCGGTGTCATCGAAGTACATGGGAAGTTGGGCCAGCCGGCCCGCCGCGGCCACAAGCCGCGTCCACTCTTCGTCGCGCAGCTTGGCGGTGGTGCGCAGCTTCTGCAAAAAGATATTGGCTTCGCCGGAAAGCATACGCAGCAGGAGCTGCCGCGTTTCCATTTCCAGCGAGAAGACCGCTACCGGAGTATTCTTGTGCTCGGCGGCGGCGACGGCCATGTTCATGGCCAGCGAGGTCTTACCCATGGACGGACGGGCGGCGACAATCACAAGTTCGCCGGCGTTGAAGCCGGTGGTGAGATCGTCCAGCTTGCGGAAGCCGCTGGGCACACCGGTCACATATTCGCGGCTGAGCTTCATCTGGCTGATATACTCCATCGTATCATGGAGCACATCATCCACCTTCATCGCATGGCGGCCACGGCGTTCGCGCAGCAGTTCCACCAGCTTTTTCTGAAGGGTTTCAAAGACCGAATCGGCGCGGGCGGCGCTGTCATACGCCTGCATGGCCGCTTCGTTGCTGACCGAGATCATGCGGCGCAGCATGGCCTTTTCGTGAACCATGCGCGCGTAATGTTCGACGTTGGCGGCGGAAGGAACGACTTCCGCCAGTTCGGTCAGGAAAACCGGACCGCCGATCTCCTCCAGTTTGCCCATGCGCCGAAGCTGTTCGGTGACCGTAATGAGGTCAATGGGCTCATGGTGAGCGTCCAACTCGTGCATGGCGGTGTAAACCAGCGCGTGCGCGGGGCGGTAAAAGGACTTGTCATCCAGCAGATCGGCCACGCGGCTGAACGCGGACGCATCAAGGAGCAGCGCGCCTAAAAGGGCCTGTTCGCTTTCCTGCGACTGCGGCGGCGTGCGCAAGCCGTTCGTCTGAGCGTCCGTGGACTGAGATATACTTCTTGGAATACTTGGCATCTATTCGAAAAAACGGTTCCATCATGATTTCTTGGTGCGATCATCATACAGGCGGCGCAGCAGTTGAAAATCTTCCTCTCCGAAGTGGAGATTTCCCATGTTGCGCAGGTAATACGCCGGATGGTACGTCACCAGCACCTCGAATCCTTCCCACGGAAGGACGCGGCCCCGCAATTCCTTCATCGCCGAATCCACGCCGAGCAGTGCATGGGCCGCATGCTTGCCGAGGCAGACGATAATGTCCGGGTTAATCAGGGAAAGCTGCGCCATCAGATACGGGCTGCAGGTTTCCACTTCCGCCGGGAGCGGTTCGCGGTTGTTGGGCGGGCGGCACTTGAGCACGTTGCAGATATAGACATCCTGCTCGCGCATAAAGCCGACGCCTTCGAGAAGCTGGTTCAGCAGGCGCCCCGCGGCTCCGACAAACGGTTTGCCCTGTTTGTCTTCTTCCGCGCCGGGCGCTTCGCCGACAAAGACAATGCGCGCCTTGGGATTGCCGTCGCCGAAGACAATATGCTCGCGCGCTTTTCCGAGCGGGCAGTTCGCGCAGTTGACAATGCTCTCGCGGAACGTCTCGAGATTCTTTGGCAGAGGCTCGAGGCTTCCGGGCAGAGCGCGGCGCGCACGCGAAGTCTTTTTGGCGGAAGGTGGCAAGTAGACGCTGTCCTCAAAGAGTTCAAGGGTCTTGAAATACTCACGCGCCAGATAACGCGCCCCGGATTTCGGCGGATGGTCCGACACGGTCGGGCTACTCGTCGTCCGGAATAATTTCGTTATCGGGATTCTCCGCCGCGACCCGTACCTTCACCTTCGCCACTTTCTTGGCGGCAGGTTTACGGCGGGGAACAGGAGCGGGAGCGGCCGCTGGGTCTGCCGGAGCGGGAGCTGCAGCAGGAGTGCGTTTCGCCCGTTTCGGCTTTGCTTTTGCTACGGGAGCGGCTTCGGCAACTGCAACGGGCTGTGACGGTTGTTCCGGCCTTACTGCCGGCGCAGGAGGCGGTGCCATTACCGGTGCGGGCTCGATAGCGCGAGTCGGCTCGGGCGTGTGAACAGGTTCCGGTTCACGCGCAGGTTCCGCACCCCGAATGGGTTCAGGTGTACGCGCAGGTTCCGGCCTGCGTGCGGCTGGTGGCCTCGGTGCAGGCGCGGGCTTGCGAGCAGGTACCGGCGGGCGAGCAGGCGCAGGCGTACGAACCGGCGGCTCAGGAGCCACAGCGACGGGCTGGGGAGCAGCTATGACCGGCGATTCCTGAACGGCGCCAGACTCATTCACAGGCTGTTCTCCACCCACTGCCGCCTGACGCTTGGCACGGGCGCGCTGAGCGCGGCGGCCTCCGCGACGGCCACGGGACTTCTTTGTGCCGGGCGCTCCCGGAATGGGAGTTCCGCTGTTGGGGAACGGCAGTTCCGCCGGGCTATCTATACTTGAACCCGGAAGATCCGTGGCGGTTTCGGCAACCGAAACGCGAGCACTCTCGGCAGCAACCGGCGGCGCCACACGCTCGGGAACATTCTGGCGGACGGGTGTGGGAACCGGCGGGCGAACAGGCGGACGTACAGGCTGCGACTCGGGTACGGGAGCATGCTCCACAACCGGAGCAGGCGCATGCGCGGCGACGGTTTCCTGCGGACGCGGTGCGGGTTGAGGCACAGGACCGTGCGGCTTGTTGCGGTCGCGATCACGGTCGCGATCACGATGCTTTTTGTGCCGGCGGCTGTTGCGATCCCCCTGCGGGAACGGCTGGCCGGACGGCTGACCGTGAGCGGGCGCGGGCTGCTGCGGGGAGAAACGCTCCTCGAGCGCGGCGTCTTCGTCGATCTCCAGACCATCGAGATTCAGACCACCCAGATCCTCTTCCTCATCGAGCAGCAGCACTTCTTCCGGTTCGGGTTCAGGCTCGGGGTTGCGGTAAATTTCGATGACCGCATTCAGGATGTCGCGCGCGGCTTCCCGTTTCGATTGCAGCGGCAATTCGGTGACACGTCCCGTGCGGTGAATAATCAGGACCTGATTGGTCTCGACCGCAAACCCGCTGCCCTGAGCGAGTGGATTGTTGGCCACCACGATATCGAGATGCTTGTCACGTAGCTTCTTCAGCGCGTTTTCCAGCAGATTTTCGGTCTCGAGGGCAAATCCCACCACGATGCGGTCGTTCTTCTTCTCGGCCAGACTTTTGAGAATGTCTTCCGTGGCAACGAGCTGGATCTCAGGCGAAGGCTCGCCCTTCTTGATCTTGTGCTCGGCCGTCTTGGCAAAGGTATAATCGGCGACGGCGGCGGCCATCAGCACCACCTTGGACTGCGCATATTCCTGTTTGACCGCGCTGGCCATTTCGGCGGCGGTGGTCACGCGGCGCAGCCGTACTCCGGTGGGCGGAATGACGTCGGTCGGGCCGTGAATCAGCACCACGTCGGCGCCGCGTTCACGGGCTTCTTCGGCCAGGGCAAAGCCCATGCGACCGGTGGAGCGATTGGTGAGCACGCGGACGGGATCCCACGATTCTTCGGTGCGTCCGCCGGTCACGAGCACACGCACGCCGCGCAGGTCCTGCGGAGCGGAGAGCATGTGACTCACTTCGCGGAAAATGGAGTCGAGATCGGCGAGGCGGCCAATGCCGTCTTCTTCGCCGGGCCGGGCCATCTGGCCCTCTTCGGGCATTACGAAGCGGAACCCACGGCGCTTGAGCACCGCCAGATTATCCTGCGTGGCCGGGTTTGCCCACATGCGATGGTTCATCGCCGGGCAGAGCAGGCGCGGACGATCCAGCGTGAGCATAATGGTGGTGAGCAGATCGTCGGCAAAGCCCGCCGCCAGGCGCGCCATGTGATTGGCGGTGGCGGGAGCGATGACGGCCAGATCCGGCCACGTGGCCATCTCCGTATGCCACGGCGAGAAGTCGCCGTGATCGGGAAACATCTCGATAAAGACGTGCCGTCCGGTGATCGTTTCGAAGGTCAGCGGCGCGACAAACTTCTCGGCGGCGGAGGTCATGACAACCTGTACCCGCGCACCCTGTTTGACAAACATCCGGGTCAGTTCGACCGCCTTATAGGCGGCGATGCCCCCGCATACGCCCAGCAATATCTTTCGGCCGTTCAGTTCCGGTCCCGGCTTCACGCCCGGGCGCGAAGGGGGATTACCCTTCATAGTAGAATTCAATTTTCTTCTCTTTCATTTCAGCCATAGAGAGCACGACCGGCTTGACGAACTTGGGCACGGGACGGTTGATGTGCTCCACGGGTTCGGGCGGAGCGGCGTCGTCGGATTCTTCCGCGCGCGCTCGGGCCGCAGCCTGCTCCAGCATTTCCGTCTGCCCAAGGTGGCGGTCAATCAGGCGCTTCTGCAACTCGCCGACCTGGCGTCCACGCTTAGCGATTACCAGCACCGCTTCATAAATGTTAAGGGCGCCTTCAAGGAAATCTTCGGGAAAGTACTCTTCTGCTCTCATGGTCATTTCTATTGTGGTTTGTTCAATTCAAGGTTTCGGGACGCGCATCCGGCGCGAAGTAGCGAACAATGGCCTGCTCAGTGTCGGTGACGGTCCGGTCAAGCTGATCGTTGACGATACTCACGTCGAAACGCGGGGCGAGGGCCAGTTCCATATCGGCGCGAGCCAGACGGCGCTCCACCAGCTCCGGGGTTTCGGTCTTGCGGGCTACCAGCCTCTGCCGCAGCACCTCACGGGAGGGCGGCAGGAGGAAAATGCTCAGCGCTTCAGGAAAGTGCGCCTTCAGGTTCAGTGCGCCTTTGACGTCGAGATCGAAGATCACGGTCTCGCCCCGGTTCAGGCGCTCGCGGGTCGGAGCGATCAGCGTGCCGTACAGCTCGCCGTGCACATCTTCATGCTCGAGAAATTCGTCTGCCGCCACGCGCCGCAGGAATTCCTCGCGGGTCAAAAAATAATATTCCTTGCCGTCCGTTTCTCCGGGCCGGGGCCGGCGCGTGGTGGCGCTGATGGAAAATCCCCAATCCGGATGGGCCGTACGCAGGCGGCCAATGACGGTGCTCTTGCCCCCGCCCGCGGGAGCGGCAAAGACGATCAGACGGCCCTTACTCAAGGTTCTGCACCTGCTCGCGCAGGCGTTCGATCTCCTCGCGCATGCGCACGCCCAGATGAGAGATTTCAAGACTCGACGTTTTGGAACCGATGGTGTTGGCTTCGCGGTGCATTTCCTGCAGCAGGAACTCCAGCCGTTTGCCGGCCACTCCCTCGGGGGAGCGCAGGGTGCGGCGAAACGCTTCGATGTGGCCCTTCAGGCGCACGCACTCTTCGGTGATGTCGAGACGGTCGGCGAGAATCGCCATTTCCATCTCCAGCCGGTACTCATCATAGGCCTGCGGCAGAGTCAGTTTCTTGATCCGTTCACGCAGTTTTTCATGCGCACGGCTCGGGACGTCGGTCTGGATCTTCTCGATCTCCAGCAGCGCCTTTTCGATTTCGCCCACCCGCTCGATCATGTCCGCGGCCAGGTTCCGGCCTTCCAGTTCCCGCATGCGCATCAGATCGGTCATCGCCGCATCGGTGGCTTCCTTGGAAAGTTTCAGCAGCAGTTCGCTGACCTGCGGGTCTTCCACCTGCACGAGCAGTTCGGGGAAGTGCAGGAGATGCTCCAGCGTGACGCCGCCGATGAGTTTCAGGTTGTCCGTGAGCTTGTTCAGTTCACCGGCGAGTTTCTGAGCGGCGGCGAAGTCGAGCCTGGCGGCGGACGGCGCATCGGCGGTGCGGATCTCGGTGAGATTCAGATTGAGCTTGCCGCGCTGAATTCTGCCGCGGCACAGTTCGCGCACGTCGCCTTCGAAGTTCTGCAAACTGCGGGAAGCACGGAGACTGAAATCGAAAAAGCGGTTATTGAGCGTGCGCGCTTCGGCGATAATGCGGAAGCCTTCGGCGGACGCTTCTCCCCGCCCGTAACCTGTCATGGAATAGATCATGGGACGGGATTTGGATGTGCTATAGGGTTCAAAAGATTCTACCAGACAATACCGACTGAAATGCGGTGCGAGAAACCGAGATCATTGTGATTCTGAAAAGCGGCGTTGACATTCAGCCAGGAAAAGCGGATGCCCGCGCCATAGGTAATCGCATCGCCGTTGTAGCCGCCGCGCAGGGCGACGGTATTGGAAATCAGATATTCCGCGCCGACGTGCGGCTGCACCGTGAGTGGTCCGGCGCTGATCTTTTCCGCTTCGCCGCGCGATTCGAAATGGCTTTCGAGGTCTCCGGCCAGCGTCAGCTTGGCATTGACGGACTTGAGGTCCGCCGCATACGCTCCGCCGAGCACCGCCGAGGGAAGAATCGCCTCCGTGCGTCCGGTGCTCCAGGCCAGAATGCTGGTGGTCAGATCATGAACGGCCAGACCGGCATCGAAGCCGGGCAGCAGCGTGCGGCCAAAACCGACGTCGAAACCCAGACCGCCCGCGGATTCTCCCGCAACATTTTTGAAAAGCACTTTGGCATTGGCGCCCGCGCGCCATCCGGACCCGATGGTCCGTCCCACGCCTGCCATCAACGCCAGTTCATTGTCCCCGGTCTTGTGATCCACCAGCACGCGATTGTTATCGCTCAGCGGTTGACTGGGATCATTCAGCTTGGTAACCGGAATGTCTCCCACCCGCGTGTACATGGCGGTCAGCGCGCCGGCCATGCCGTTGGACATGGGCTTGGCGAAGGACAGATAATCGTACGTGTAAAGATTGTCGAACTGCGACGCGTGCATGAACTCGAGATACCGCTTCTGAATCCCGGCCAAGGCCGAAGGATTGTAATACGAAGCGGAGGAAGCCGTCGGAGCGGCGACCGCGGCACCACCCATCGCCAGGGCACGTGCTCCCGCGCCCAGAGAGAGAAACTCTCCGGAGTAACGACCGATCACCAACTGAGCGGATGCCGTCCGGCAGGACCACGTGGCCGCCAGAAGGATCAGCATGAGGACGATAGCGCGCCGTGAAGTCACATGTCCCTCCTTGCAGAAGAGCTTCACCAGATCGTCAAAGACGACCGGCAGAGTACTGCGGATCGAAAAAAGACAGCCATCCGCATTCCACAGTGTGAAGCGATTTCGGGTACCAAATCAAGATGCTACAAAAGAATTTCCGACGGACGGCGATCCGCCGCAGCAAGGGGCATGCAAAAAGCCTTCACGCTAAGACGTTAGTTCTTGTAAAAATAAGGAAAAGCAAGGGGATAGTCAAGGTCTTTTTCGGGTCTTGCGCATCCCATTTTCGATGAGTATCTCTCTAATTTCGAATAGTTTATTAAGCGCATCCCGAGGACTTAAGTGCTCCATGTCCAGGGCAAGGAGGGCATCGGCGGCTTTCTGAGTATCGGATTCAAATAGAGTTAGCTGAATCGCGCCATTCTCGTAAGCCGGAGCGGGCGGAGCCGATTGCGCACTATTTTGTTGACCTTCCCACGTTGGCAGCAGCGTTCGTGCCCGTTCCACGACTTTTGTGGGAAGTCCTGCCAGACGAGCCACTTCCACACCGTAAGAGCGATCCGTTTCGCCCGATGAAATGCGGTGCAAAAAGACGACGCGATCTCCCCACTCCTCTACCTCGACGCGATAATTGTTCACCCGGGGGAGCTGGCTGGCCAGCAGGTTCAGCTCATGGTAGTGCGTGGCAAAGAGGGTTTTGGCCGAAACCGCAGACGTTTCGTGCAGATATTCCGTTATCGCCCAAGCGAGAGACAGACCATCGTACGTGGAGGTGCCTCGACCGACTTCATCAAGGATCACCAGCGAGCGGGGCGTGGCATTGCGCAGAATATTGGCGACCTCGGTCATCTCCACAAGGAAAGTGGACTCGCCGGAGGCCAGATTATCTCCCGCTCCGATGCGCGTGAAGATGCGGTCGACGATGCCGATCTCGGCGGACTGCGCCGGGACGAACGATCCGGTTTGAGCCATGATCACAATCAGCGCCGCCTGCCGCAGGAAGGTGGACTTTCCGGCCATGTTCGGGCCGGTGAGGATCATGATCTGAAAATTTTCCGCACCGATATCGAGATCATTGGGCACAAAACCGGTTCCCGCCGGCAACAGCGATTCGACCACAGGATGGCGGCCCTGAAGAATCTTCAGCCGGTTGCCGGTGTTGATTTCGGGCCGCACGTAGTTCTGCTCGCGGGCAATGCGGGCCAGGCTGAGGGTGGAATCCAATTCGGCAATGGCGCGGGCAATGCGCGACAGGGTTTCGGCGCGTGACACAATCTCCTCGCGCACGCGCTGCCAGATTTCCGTTTCCAGCGTGGTGATCTTTTCTTCGGCGGTGAGGACCTTCTCCTCCCACGCCTTCAGTTCGGGAGTGACGTAGCGCTCAGCGTTGATCAGCGTCTGCTTGCGGATGTAATTGGCCGGGATTTTATCCTTGTGCGGGTTGGTGATCTCGATGTAATAGCCGAACACCTTGTTGTAGCCGACCTTGAGCGAGGAAATGCCCGTGCGGCCGCGCTCGTCCATCTGGTGATCGAGAATCCAGCGGCTGGCGTTTTTCTTGATGTCGCGCAGCTCATCCAGTTCGGTTGAATAGCCCGCGCGAACCGTGCGGCCATCTCCGACCATAAGCGGCGGCTCCTCACTGAGCACACTGCGCAGGAATTCCACCAGATCCGCCTGCGGCTTCAGCGGCTCGAGCAGCGGCGCGAGCGGGGAGTCCCGGTGCTCGCTGAAAATCTCATGCAGGCGCGGCAGCTTTTCGAGCACGTTGCGCATCGCCAGGGCATCGCGCGGCGAAGAGCGCTGCGTGGACAACCGTGACAGTAACCGCTGCAAGTCCGCCGTTCCGGTCAGCCAATCGGCGAGCGAGCCGATGAGCAGCGGATGCTCATACAGGTAGGCCACGCGTGCCTGGCGTTCGAGAATACTCTCGACATGCGTCAGCGGCGAAAGCAGCCAGCGCCTGAGCAGCCGCGCACCGGGGCCGGTGCAGCAGCGGTTCATCACTGAGAACAACGTGGCGCGGGCTTCTCCGGCCAGAGATTCCACCAGTTCCAGATTGCGCCGCGTGGCCGGATCGAGCACCAGTTCCTGCGTGGTGCTGAACACCTGCAAATCGGGCAGCACCGGCGGCCTGTCGACGAGGCTCGAGCGCAGGTAATGCACCAGCGCGCCCGCCGCGCCTACCGCCAGATCAAGCCCGGACAGGCCGAATCCCCGCAGCGTGGAGACTCCGAAGTGCTCAGTCAGCGTGCGGGACGACGCTTCGGGGGTGAACTGCCAGTGCGGCAGAACCGTGATGGCCGCCTTAGTGCGCTCGAAGCTGGGTTTCAATTCGCTCTGCTGATCTCCGGCGCAGAGAATTTCCGAAGGCTCCAGCGCAAACAGTCGCGCCGCCAGTTCACTCAGCGGCAGCACACCCGTAAAAAACTCTCCGGTAGTCACGTCCGCATACGCCAGACCGGCGAACTCGCCGTCGAGCACGACCGAAACGAGATAGTTGTTGCGCGCTTCATCCAGCGCCGCTTCGGAAAACGTCGTACCCGCCGAAACCACTTCGGTCACCGCGCGCTTGACGATGCCCGTTGCGTGTCGCGGGTCTTCCACCTGCTCGCACACCGCTACGCGGTAGCCGGCGCGCGTCATCTTAGTCAGATAGTTTTCGAGTTGATGGTGCGGAAACCCGGCCAACGGCACATCGCCGTCCTTGCCGTGATTACGGCGGGTGAGAGTCAGCCCGAGCACTTCGGAAACCAGTTTGGCGTCTTCAAAAAACGTTTCGAAGAAATCTCCCATACGAAAAAAAAGCACCGCACCCGGATAGGACGCTTTGACCTCATGGTACTGTTTCAGCATAGGAGTGGACATGGGGGAGACTCAAAATTAGAAATTGGAAATAGGAAGGAAATCGAGTGCAGGAAGCGGAAGGCAAAGGAAACGAGCGCGCCGTCATCCTTCCGCCTTCATCCTTGTCTTCAAAAACGCCAAACGCCGCCTCGCGCACGAGACGGCATCGAAAGGCGATCCGGACTGTCAGGAGACCGTCATTCGTTGACCACCGCTGTGGGAACGCTGAATTGCTGTTTGAGCTGCGCCATGACCGCCTTCAACTCGGCGCGCTTCATGTATCCCCCCACGCG from bacterium encodes the following:
- a CDS encoding YicC/YloC family endoribonuclease, whose translation is MTGYGRGEASAEGFRIIAEARTLNNRFFDFSLRASRSLQNFEGDVRELCRGRIQRGKLNLNLTEIRTADAPSAARLDFAAAQKLAGELNKLTDNLKLIGGVTLEHLLHFPELLVQVEDPQVSELLLKLSKEATDAAMTDLMRMRELEGRNLAADMIERVGEIEKALLEIEKIQTDVPSRAHEKLRERIKKLTLPQAYDEYRLEMEMAILADRLDITEECVRLKGHIEAFRRTLRSPEGVAGKRLEFLLQEMHREANTIGSKTSSLEISHLGVRMREEIERLREQVQNLE
- a CDS encoding PorV/PorQ family protein — its product is MTSRRAIVLMLILLAATWSCRTASAQLVIGRYSGEFLSLGAGARALAMGGAAVAAPTASSASYYNPSALAGIQKRYLEFMHASQFDNLYTYDYLSFAKPMSNGMAGALTAMYTRVGDIPVTKLNDPSQPLSDNNRVLVDHKTGDNELALMAGVGRTIGSGWRAGANAKVLFKNVAGESAGGLGFDVGFGRTLLPGFDAGLAVHDLTTSILAWSTGRTEAILPSAVLGGAYAADLKSVNAKLTLAGDLESHFESRGEAEKISAGPLTVQPHVGAEYLISNTVALRGGYNGDAITYGAGIRFSWLNVNAAFQNHNDLGFSHRISVGIVW
- the mutS gene encoding DNA mismatch repair protein MutS, with translation MSTPMLKQYHEVKASYPGAVLFFRMGDFFETFFEDAKLVSEVLGLTLTRRNHGKDGDVPLAGFPHHQLENYLTKMTRAGYRVAVCEQVEDPRHATGIVKRAVTEVVSAGTTFSEAALDEARNNYLVSVVLDGEFAGLAYADVTTGEFFTGVLPLSELAARLFALEPSEILCAGDQQSELKPSFERTKAAITVLPHWQFTPEASSRTLTEHFGVSTLRGFGLSGLDLAVGAAGALVHYLRSSLVDRPPVLPDLQVFSTTQELVLDPATRRNLELVESLAGEARATLFSVMNRCCTGPGARLLRRWLLSPLTHVESILERQARVAYLYEHPLLIGSLADWLTGTADLQRLLSRLSTQRSSPRDALAMRNVLEKLPRLHEIFSEHRDSPLAPLLEPLKPQADLVEFLRSVLSEEPPLMVGDGRTVRAGYSTELDELRDIKKNASRWILDHQMDERGRTGISSLKVGYNKVFGYYIEITNPHKDKIPANYIRKQTLINAERYVTPELKAWEEKVLTAEEKITTLETEIWQRVREEIVSRAETLSRIARAIAELDSTLSLARIAREQNYVRPEINTGNRLKILQGRHPVVESLLPAGTGFVPNDLDIGAENFQIMILTGPNMAGKSTFLRQAALIVIMAQTGSFVPAQSAEIGIVDRIFTRIGAGDNLASGESTFLVEMTEVANILRNATPRSLVILDEVGRGTSTYDGLSLAWAITEYLHETSAVSAKTLFATHYHELNLLASQLPRVNNYRVEVEEWGDRVVFLHRISSGETDRSYGVEVARLAGLPTKVVERARTLLPTWEGQQNSAQSAPPAPAYENGAIQLTLFESDTQKAADALLALDMEHLSPRDALNKLFEIREILIENGMRKTRKRP